From Salvia splendens isolate huo1 chromosome 3, SspV2, whole genome shotgun sequence, a single genomic window includes:
- the LOC121794768 gene encoding pyruvate dehydrogenase E1 component subunit alpha, mitochondrial-like, with amino-acid sequence MAQLIRRAAALNKSLPAASFAARGLATASTSPITVETSLPFTGHNIDPPSRSVETSPQELLTFFRDMALMRRMEIAADSLYKAKLIRGFCHLYDGQEAVCVGMEAAINRKDCIITAYRDHCIFLGRGGTLLEAFAELMGRKDGCSKGKGGSMHFYKKEGGFYGGHGIVGAQVPLGCGLAFAQKYSKDESVTFAMYGDGAANQGQLFEALNMAALWDLPAILVCENNHYGMGTAEWRAAKSPAYYKRGDYVPGLKVDGMDALAVKQACKFAKEHALKNGPIILEMDTYRYHGHSMSDPGSTYRTRDEISGVRQERDPIERIRKLVLAHDLATEKELKDTEKEVRKEVDEAIAQAKESPMPDPSELFSNVYAKGLGTESFGADRKEVRTVLP; translated from the exons ATGGCTCAGCTGATTCGCCGCGCCGCCGCTCTCAACAAATCCCTCCCCGCCGCCTCCTTCGCGGCTCGGGGCCTCGCCACCGCCTCCACATCCCCAATCACGGTGGAGACCTCCCTCCCCTTCACCGGCCACAACATCGATCCGCCCTCCCGCTCCGTCGAGACCTCCCCGCAGGAGCTCCTCACCTTCTTCCGCGACATGGCGCTCATGCGCCGAATGGAAATCGCCGCCGATTCGCTCTACAAGGCCAAGCTGATTCGCGGATTCTGCCACCTGTACGACGGCCAGGAGGCCGTCTGCGTCGGGATGGAGGCCGCTATTAATCGGAAGGATTGCATAATCACCGCCTACCGCGACCACTGCATCTTCCTAGGGCGCGGGGGAACGCTGCTCGAAGCGTTCGCGGAGCTGATGGGGAGGAAGGACGGCTGCTCCAAGGGGAAGGGAGGATCGATGCATTTCTACAAAAAGGAAGGGGGTTTTTACGGCGGACATGGAATCGTTGGGGCGCAGGTTCCGTTGGGATGTGGATTGGCCTTCGCTCAGAAGTACAGCAAGGATGAGAGTGTGACGTTCGCGATGTACGGAGACGGTGCTGCCAACCAGGGGCAGTTGTTTGAGGCGTTGAACATGGCCGCACTGTGGGATCTGCCTGCTATTTTGGTCTGCGAGAATAATCACT ATGGAATGGGCACAGCAGAATGGAGGGCAGCAAAGAGTCCTGCTTATTACAAGAGAGGAGATTATGTTCCAGGTTTGAAG GTGGATGGTATGGATGCCCTTGCTGTGAAACAAGCATGCAAGTTTGCAAAGGAGCATGCCCTCAAGAATGGACCAATT ATTCTTGAAATGGACACCTACAGATACCATGGACATTCCATGTCTGATCCTGGAAGCACATATCGTACACGTGATGAAATTTCTGGTGTTAGACAG GAGCGTGATCCAATTGAAAGAATCAGAAAGCTTGTCCTGGCTCATGATCTTGCCACTGAGAAGGAACTAAAG GATACTGAGAAAGAAGTAAGAAAAGAGGTGGATGAAGCCATTGCACAAGCTAAG GAGAGTCCCATGCCTGACCCTTCAGAGCTGTTCAGCAATGTATATGCCAAAGGCCTTGGAACTGAG TCATTCGGAGCAGACAGAAAAGAAGTGAGAACTGTACTTCCATGA